A region of the Chloroflexota bacterium genome:
GATGAGATAGGTGATGTAACGGATAGCATGTTTCCAACGCCAGAGGTCAGCCTTGCCATCGCCACGGGCATAGCGGTAATACTGGCGAACAAACGCGCCCAGAGTACTTCGTGGGCGGAAGTAGGCTATCGCAGTGGGCACGAAGGTGAAGCGATATCCTGCATCCCGCAGCCTGAAGTCGAAGATGAGATCTTCACAGTAATCCAACCACTCCGGATATCCCCCTACACTCCCCCAAGCACTTCGCCGAAAGGCTACGGAGCGACTGGATGGTAGGAACTTCTCCGGGCGAACGTCCGCCAAGGCTGGGAGAACGGTCGCGCCCATGGCTATTTCAAATAGATTTTGGGGATCAGGTTGGAAAAAGCCGCTGGCTACGTCCGCACCGCCCTCAATAGCGGCGACGAGATCGTCCAGCCAGTTTGGGCTGAGGCGCACACCGGCATCGGTGCTGGCGATAATCTGGCCTGTTGCAGCGGCGATGGCGGCGTTGCGGCCCTGGGAAATGTTATAGCCCGGACGAATCAATACTCGCAATGGCAGGCGTCTCTCCGTCACATACTCGTTGAGGATCATGACCGTTTCATCTGTTGAGCCTCCATCCACGATTACCACCTCGTCCGGTGGGCGGGTCTGGGCGGCTAATGAATCGAGCAGTCGGCGGATGGCAGAACCCTCGTTGAGCACGGTAGCAATGACGGAGACGCTCATCTGGCAGACCTCCTAGTTGATATTATAGTCGCTCGCAATTACTACTGCCAACTAACCGTCCGCTTGTCTTGATAGGCATCAGGCGCTTACCTGTACTGCGCAAGCGTAACCATCGCCTCAAAAGTGCGTCATAGTTTATTGAAAATGGGTGATGGTCAGGAGTGAGGAATAGTTTGGTGAAAAGGCTGGGGCGTGGTATATTTATAGTGTAAACATTTCCTTGCACAAGGGGTGACCGATGCGTGTACTGGTAGTAGACGACGACCCGCCCAGCGTGAAAATGATCGGGTTCCTGTTACGTGAGGAAGGGTATCAAGTGCTGACGGCGGATAATGGATTGGCCGCATTGGAAATTGTCAGGCGTGAGTCGCCAGATCTGGTCATCCTGGATGTAATGATGCCCCACATGGATGGCCTCGAAGTTTGTCGTCGTATCCGCGAAAAGGCCGACGTGCCTATCATCTTCCTTTCTGCGAAGGGCGAAACAGTGGACCGAGTGACGGGTCTGGAAGTTGGGGCGGACGATTATTTAGCCAAGCCCTTCGAGCCGGCAGAACTTCTGGCACGCGTGAAAGCCGTCTTGCGGCGCAGTGAAGCCTTTGCTGTGGAGGAAGTGCAAAGCCGATTGTCTGTCGGCGATGTCAGTCTGGATCCTATGAGCAGCAAAGTAATGCTGGCCAACGGGCGCGAGGCCGAGCTGACCCCCATTGAGTTCCGCCTGTTACACGTGCTCATGCGCAATGCAGGGCGCATTCTTAGCCATGACGTGTTAATGAGCAGCGTCTGGGGATATGATTATGAAGGCTACAGTAACCAGATTGCAGTCTATATGCGCCGCCTGCGCATGAAAATCGAGGATGATCCCAATAATCCAAAGTATCTGGTGACTGTGCGGGGCCTGGGCTATAAGTTCGAGCGCCCTTGATAATCCCCTATACTCATCATTCTGCGTTCATCCTACCCAATATCTCGACCGAGCACGCTCATTTATGAACCTGCTTCGAATGTGCATTTGCGGGGAGTGAAGAAACCGGGGGCAAGAATTATGACCGAAAGCCGTTCGGAAAATCGAATGTGGTATATTCTATCGCGTTGGGG
Encoded here:
- a CDS encoding response regulator transcription factor: MRVLVVDDDPPSVKMIGFLLREEGYQVLTADNGLAALEIVRRESPDLVILDVMMPHMDGLEVCRRIREKADVPIIFLSAKGETVDRVTGLEVGADDYLAKPFEPAELLARVKAVLRRSEAFAVEEVQSRLSVGDVSLDPMSSKVMLANGREAELTPIEFRLLHVLMRNAGRILSHDVLMSSVWGYDYEGYSNQIAVYMRRLRMKIEDDPNNPKYLVTVRGLGYKFERP
- a CDS encoding glycosyltransferase encodes the protein MSVSVIATVLNEGSAIRRLLDSLAAQTRPPDEVVIVDGGSTDETVMILNEYVTERRLPLRVLIRPGYNISQGRNAAIAAATGQIIASTDAGVRLSPNWLDDLVAAIEGGADVASGFFQPDPQNLFEIAMGATVLPALADVRPEKFLPSSRSVAFRRSAWGSVGGYPEWLDYCEDLIFDFRLRDAGYRFTFVPTAIAYFRPRSTLGAFVRQYYRYARGDGKADLWRWKHAIRYITYLIALPALLILSAGNPRWLLTLILGGLGVFYTPYKRLWPMLRGRSVAEKIAALALVPIIRVSGDIAKMVGYPVGLWWRRQHRRTATRSLL